TGCTGGGTCCCTGGGCTCTACATCTTGCCTCCCGCAGGTGTGGGCTCTGCCCCTCAGGTGCGCATCACAGGGCCTGAGGAAGATGGGGTCCGCGTGGTGTGCACGGCCTCGGGGTGGTTCCCGAAGCCCCAGGTGCAGTGGAGAGACCTCAGTGGAGAGAAGTTCCTGGCGTTCTCTGAGGCCCACACCCAGGATGCTGAAGGGCTGTTCAGCGTGGAGGCAGCTCTGGTGGTGAGAGACAGCTCTGTGGGGAACGTGACCTGCTCCATCCTCAACCCTGTCCTGGGCCAGGAGAAGGCCATGGCCATTTTCATCCCAGGTCAGAGGTGCTCCTGGCTTCcagcagggctggaggaggggccgGGTGTtcctgggtgttccaggctgggCTGTCCTGGGCAGGGCCCTGACGGGGTGTCTGGCTGGGCCACAGAGCCCTTCTTCCCCCAGGCCTCTCCCTGGAAGGTGGCTTTCTTGGTGAGCCTGACTGTGCTGGTGATCTTGCTCCTTGGGGCTGGATGTTACACCAAGAGACAACATTCCATGAAGATGCAGGTGAGGGGAGAAAAGGAGACTCTGTGCCAGACTAGCGAGCAGGACCGTCAGACAAAGGAGGAATTGCTGAAGGACGCAGGTAAGGCAGGACAGGGGTCAAGGCTGTTGAATGTGGCAGCTGGTGCTGAGAGGGATGCGCTGACCACAGGGCCTGAGTCCAGGGCTCTGGGGAAATCCCAGTCCAGAGCAGGTGGCTGGGGAGACCTGGGTGGACAGCTGGAGCTGGGGAGGCTCCAATGGGTCTGCAGTTGGAACGTCTTCTTCAGAGGTTACAAACAGAGAGGTGgtattttgtggattttttttcttagggAGTGGAGTTcatgcttttttgttttcattctctttcagctAAACTTCAGGAAGAACTTGGTAAGTTCTGCTTTTCCTCTTGAGCTCTCTGCATCCCCTTCATAGGAGACAGTCTGGTTCTTAGCTCACCTATTTCCTGTGTGTTGCCTTTCAGAGAGGAGGAAATCCACTTACCTGGCTGGTGAGTGACTCTCCGGTGTCCTTGGGTTTCCTGTCCTACCTGTGCCAAGGCGTCCCTCTCCTCCATTCTGTCTAGGCATAGAAATGTGGACCTGCTTCCCTGGGAGAGAAGTGGAAGCTTCTAGGAGGCAGAACCCATGCATGGGCTCTCCCAGGTCTGGAATGCTGGTTCCCACCCATTTCTTGGGATCCTGGGTGTAATGATGACCCCAGAGTCTATCATGCATCCTGGGTCTTATTCCAACCCTGACTGACCCACCGTATTAATAGTTTACTATCCTTCTGTGCATCTAGTTTTCATTCATTACCCAGAAGCAAAAGTCATGTGCTGTGAGATTTCATTAAAGGAGCTATACAAATGACCAGCTTGATTAAGTTTAGGAGTGTGACCACCTGTCTCCATCCCAAAACACTGTCCAAGGAGTCCATTCCCTCTAGTTTCTTTGGGTGATGATCAAAAAGTTATGGGGCAGAACTGGGGTGACCATGCACAGAAATGCCATGGAATGAGCTGTCAATACCCCTGAATAGTGTTTATCTCTAGCAATATTTCATCTGAGAAAGATTAGCCACTTTTACCTAGAGCTCatctcatttcttaaaatagttCCCATGTCAAGTTATTTcgcaaatgtatttttttccaggaaaaaaactgaatataataatgctttcttaaaattatataataatttatattttactcCCTAAAATGTTTCCACACATAGTAGAATTTTTGGCCCTTAGTAGCAAAAGTAAATGTAGATAGAATAAGAATTTTTGAGGGTTTTGAGGCAAGAACAGCTGAGTGACTTGCTAAACATCACACGCAGCAGTGGGACAGTGGTGGAAGTCAGTATGGAGTGCACACAGGCCACCTGACCTGTGCTCCAGGGGATACCCCACCACACCTGCTGTCTGCACGTGGCTGCACCTCCTCTCCAGCCTCTCCCCCACTGTAGTTAATCTCACCTGCAGAGCAGAGGGGAGTCAAGGGCAAATAGATTCACACTGAGCAGGTTTCTTCTGGCTGAGGTCTCACCAAGTGTGTTCCCTTTCAGCCTGGAGGAAGGCCCAGCTGTATGCAGGTAAGTGGCTGAGTTCCTGTGGCCTCCCCTCCCAACCTAgtctctgcccccttctccctgAGGGGACCCCACAGCAGGGTGGGGTAGTGTCCTTGGTCTTCTTGGCACCTTTGTAGCCTCCACCTGGAGACTGCAGGGACTCCTCAGCACACAGATGTGCCTCCATCCTACCTGTGCTCTACTGCAGGGCACGGTCAGGGTTAGCAGCACCTCCCCAAACACCTGGTGCAATGGGGACTTCTTGTGACAGTGACAGCGGAGGGGTCAGTGGTGAGGAGGGACGGCAGCAGGGAACGACCGTGTGGATCAGGGATCGCTCATCTCTGGAAGATTTCAGAAGTCATGCTTGCCTACTTAAGACTCAGTTCTTCCCAAGGTGGCCCTTGATTCCTGATCTGTCTTGTTTCAAAATTCCTTGCCTTTTTGgctctagttttgtttttcctattttctcctGGTCCTCTGAGATGTTGACTCCCTCTCTACCTCCTCATGCTCTGCCTCTGTGTCCAGGCTGGGTTTCATCCTCCAAGCCTCTTTGTTGCTGAGGAATTAGTTGCTGTAGAGCAGGTGTTCTGAATCTGGGGTTCAAAAACTATGGGGTGTTTATGGGCTCCTTGGGTGAAGGTCTATGAAAGTTCTTAAATTCTACTCAAAATCTTGTGTATATGTTTATCTGACAGGGACAAAAATGTAACaaccatgatcttccttttcagAGAGTTCTGTATTTGCTGATGGGTTCATTTTGGTTGGTTTATTAGAGGCCATGGGCCAAGACTGGGAAAGAAGAAATGTAGAGGAGACAAAATTATTTCACAAAGAAATGGTGGGAATCAAATCAGGGAAGACAAGACCagatggaggaagagaggaggagatgAGGAGGAAGTGGTGGTTTGTTGGGGAAGTCACAGCCATGGTGGTTTGTCGGGGAGCACACAGAGGGTGTACAAGTTATTTGGGTGCATAAAGTGTGATCAAACTCTCTTTAAGAAATATCTaaaggctttttgtttttaagaaattttatttattttttcattatttacctAAATTCATCTGTATAAGCAGaatgttatttgttttatattccatATGTATTTTCTCAGTTAAACTTCATTTATTGCAATATATGTAATTTTCAGTCTGCCAGGTCTGATAATGAGACCATCTGATAATGAGACAAATCTTCCTGTAGTGGTTAAAGCAGGAGCGTGTATGGGGCATCCTAATGTAATGTAAGGTTGTTCTGAGAATGCTTTAGCTTTGATCTGTACCCTGTAAACCCGTGCAACATATCCTTTCCCTGATTGGGATGTTTCTGTTTACAGACAGGAATATAGATCATGAGGACAGAGAAGGGTAAACCAAGGGTGAAAATGCCTGGGAGCCAGATGCCTGAGGACTTAGGATCCCACCTTAGGGATTCTTACTGATTCACCCTGGGGTTTATGTTAAACATGAGGATCAGATAGTCCTCTTTCACTATCTCTCACTTACCTACTAGATTAAAAAGAGCATGTGTTTTAATGTATACCTTGTGTAACCTTTTGTTTTGTAAAGATAAACCCCATTAAGCTAGAATCAACATTTTATATTGACAAGTGTCAAGTGGGAGGTGGTCAAATGTCAgatctctttttatttataaaattggaaaaaattgtATTGATGATTTGCTGTAGCAATTAAGTGAAGAATAGCATCACACTTGATAGATGTGGAATCTCACAATTAAATGccaactctctttttttctcttccctctttttcttgttgttaatCTCTATCAATTGTGGTATAAAAATTTATAGCTAGGGATCAACTAGTGTCTTGGTgaagaacaaataaattaaaGTCCATTTTTTCTCAAAGGGTCCATATGAGTTAGGTCACTTTATGTGATCTTATTTCCATCAGGCAAATAAAAGGAATGCCAATTTCTGCATGAACCTGTATTAAGTAGGAATGGTGTAATAAATTTACACcccaaaattacaaaaaaaaaaagagcattttacTAATTTCCATAAATGTTCTAATCTTGTTCCTGATTCTCCACCCTGTTGGAGGCAACAGCTCTCTCAGTGCAGACATTTCAGCATCTTATGACATATAGGCTTTGCTTTGCTTTGGTTGTtgaacttcctttctttttcccaaaaGCGAGTATGGAGGTTGGAAGAAATTATTTGGCCTTGGGTCAGTTGGGAAAGGGATCCTTATGTTCTTCTTTAGTCATAACAGACCATTGCCCTGGGGACACCAGTCTGATCTGGTCCTTAAGATTCTTGGTTTGGGGCTGGCTGAGGATCAGCAGGTCCTGGCTAGGTATTTGGGTTATCTCCACCTGACCCTTGGTCACATCCTAAGGTtcttaatcacatctgtaaagtTCCCTTTACCACAGTGTATTCACACAGTCTGAGGTTTagaacatggacatctttggggtcCTCTTGTTGTGGTTCTCCTGGAAGCTTACAACTTCTCTGGGCAACTATAGGGGGAAGCAGATGACTAGATCCAATATTTTGGGTTTTCCTTCACAGGTAGAACTGTTTTTGTTCCACTAACCCTACAAAAAGCAGAAGAGAATTCATGAGTGTCTTTCCTCTCACTGCATGTCTGTCTTTCTCACTTAAAacatctttctcctttccttgaaATCTCTCCATTGTCTCCTAACTGAGCAAGATTTCTCTGATGCTGTATCCCAAATTCTCTTCACTAATGACTTATAGTCATTCTCTGAGTTCGGTTCAGCTAAGTTATATTCTCTCTACCACTGACTTAGAGGTAATCTGCATGCTCAGTTCAATTAGCTCTTCATAATTGCTTAAGAACCTTGGAAATTTTGATCTCCCACAATTCTTTGTCCAGAAAACCTAGTTTTAAGGATGTGTGGCTAAGGACttgagaaaatgttattttatagtGAAGTTTGGGCAATGACCTTTATGTTCAGATTGATATCAAGCCTCTTAACCCCTCAGTATTAAGATTTATGGCTTTGCTTTCATGGTAAGGTTGCAACATGATggttctctgtgtgtttgtgaaaAGAAATACATGCATCAGTTGAATATTTCCAAAACATTTCCCCCTATAACTCTCTCAAAAGTATGCTTCATGATACTAAGCACTGACCTTGATATGTACAGTCTCTACAAACCCCTGATATGAGAAACGTGTGTTTTCCTTGTAGATTGGCGGAAGGAGGAGTTCCAGACCTGTGAgtgactttgtgttttttttctggattttcctACTGCTGTCCCTGTGGTCTCACTTTCAGTTCTCAGTGGTGATATAGATGCTGGCACCATCAATAGTGTGGGGTGGGATGTGGTGGTGGTAGTCACACAGGTGGGGCTGATGACTTTGGCTGATATTGAATGCTAAATAGACATCCTTCAGCCATTGGAGAACAGGCTGGTCCTCAAGGGCTCTGTGACATATTGCACCCTGAAATCAGTCTCGTGGGTCCATTTTCCTGCTTGGAGGCCTGTAGACTTGAATCACAAGTTTCTATTGTCAGGGTGCTTAGCCTTCCTCCCATGCAGCTGGGATTCTGGGTTGAGGGGTAGTTGTGTGTTCTTGGGGAGAGAAGGACCTTGAATGATAGAAAACTTTCTCTGCAGGGTCTGTCACTCTGGATCCAGGATCTGCCCATTCAGACCTTGTCGTCTCTCATGAAAAGACAAGTGTGACCTGGAAGGCCTCCTGTGTGAACCCTGCAGACCAATGCAGTGTACTGGGCTTTGAGGGCATCACTTCAGGGCGCTGTTACTGGGAGGTGGAGATCAGAAATGGAGACCAAAGCGAGTGGGCCCTGGGGGTCTATAGGGAAGGTATGAACAGGAAGGGCTGGTACAGAGAGTCCCCAGATAAGGGGTTCTGGGTTGTGGGGAGATTTGAAAGAGGATATTATGCCTGTACAGAATCTCTGACTCTGCTATCCCTCATGCAggctccccaccccaggcttAGGGTGGGGGTgttcctggaccaccaggaaggggATGTTTCCTTCTACAACATGACTGATGGCTCccacattttctcctttcctcagGCTTCCTTCTCTGGGACCCTCTTTCCATACTTCATGATTAGGTCAGGAGACGTGTCCCTGACCGTCTGCTCCAAGGTGGGAGGGTCTGAGGGGCTCCCTGTTGCTCTTAGCAATCCTTCTCTGGAGGAGCCTGTGAGCCTCCCAGGGGCGGGGTTCAGCTCAGACTCTGGTGCTGATGGTCCTCCAGGGGCCGATTATCCACTTCTCCCCTGCAACCCGGAGGCTGTGTCCCCATAGGGCTGGTCACTCTCCTGGACTCTCACTGTGGCTCTTCCTGGAGCTGTAGACTCCCTGTGACAGAGGCCCCTGAGGTGCAGCCTGGATGGCTGAGGGTCTTGCCCTCCTGCTCTGGAGACAGGCTCTTGGGCTTGTGGTTATGAGAATTTTCAGTTCATGCCATGTGCTCAGGTGACAGATTACAAAGTTGACTCTCTGAGCTGGTTTGAGGTAGCCTGAAGTTTACTATGGGacactgtttttcttttagtaatgaaaaatatttcatgaagaTTTTATACTGTTTGGATATGCTAAATGATGAGAGGTTGAATTACTCTGCAGACTAATAtcgtgtttttgttgttgcttagtcactaagttgtgtctgactcttttgtgaccccatggactgaagcccaccaggctcctctgttcacggggtttcccaggcaaaaatactggagtgagttgctgtttgcCTCTCCAGGaaatctccctgacccaaggattgaactcaggtttcctccattggcaggtggattctttaagtctgagccaccagggaagcctggtggtgtTACTTTATCCAATTTGAGTTTGTTAAATAGAACCCAGAGAGTGACGGTTGGTTCCCAGTTCTATTTTGGAGGATGGACATTATCAAATCAAAAAAGCTGGCCAGCAAAAAATTTCCAGGGAAATGGGTGGCTGATGGAGTTTTAAGGAGtctaatattttgctttttgtatttcctattCTGGGATGGAAAAACACACCCGTTTCCCCcaaatctcagtaaatttttGTTACCTGTAAAAAACCTGTGTTGTGTTCATTTAAAGAGTTAAGGAGAAGGATCTAGGTTTCTCATTTCTGTTAACAGCAGCTAAAAATAAGAGAACTGCTATCTGAATTAAGGTGTAAATGAAGAAGAGAATTTTCAGAGGCAGGGTGAATTGCAAAAAGCTTTGACCAAGAGCTGGAGCCATGGTCATTGTATGCCCCTTATCACTGTATTGCCCCTCTTCACTTCCAAGTTCAATGGTAATGGTTAATGGAAAAACACAGGCTGCTTCAGGCAGCTCAGTGCCTGTGGGACTGTGGGCCTGGGCGGGGTTAGTGGGGCGGGTTCTGAGAGCTTGGCGCTTAGAAATGACTTACATGGATCACCAGAATCATGTTTATGGTTTTCCagacattaaagaaaatgaatagagTGCAAAATTTCTTTGGAGTTACTTCATACTGGATACTAGAGGAGATAGTTTTGTATGATACATGGATAATCCACAGAACCTACCTTCTGGATTGGTAATTGTGGAgccatcaaaaaaaaataaaagtgttagttgtgtctggctctttgtgatcagatggattgtagcctgctaggcttctcagtccatggaattctccaagcaagaatactggagtgtgtgggtagccattcccttctacaggggatcttcctgccccaggaatcaaacctggttctcccccattataggaggattctttactgtctgggcaaCAGGGAAGTTCTCTAATTTACCTACATTTCAAAGTTATGAATGTAGGGATGAGGAACTATTTCCTACAAGCCAATGATCAGCAGGACCtagtagaatggataaatgtgTTGAACAAAGCTATAAAAATTACAGTATCAAGGCAATCAGTCTCACAGCCTCATTCTGATAACAGGTCACCAAGGTGAATGTGGGAAGAAGCAAATATCTTACAGAATGGACACTGTTGGTAGTGTGGCCATTATTACTGCAACtcaaaaagaagcaaatgaagGTGGTGAAACTATTGACAGAAATAATTTGAAGCAGTCACAAATCTATCTTCCTTATTTTCCTCCTAAACCACCTTCAGATAGTGCAGTTATCAAAGCTGGATATTGTGTAAAACAGAGAACAGTGATGAAAAACTGGAAGAGAAGATATTTTCAACTGGATAAAAACACAACAGGTTACTTTAGATCTGAAGTGGAAAAGGAACCTCTCCATGTAATACTACTTAAAGAGGTTCATAAAGTCCAGGAACGTAAATCAAGTGACATAATGATGAGAGACAACCTCTTTGAAATTGTAACATCCTCTGGAACTTTCTATGTGCAGGCTGATAGCCCTGAAGAAATGCACAGTGGGATTAAAGCAGCCTCAGGTGCCATTGTAGCACAGCGGGACCTGGCAGATCTGCGTCCCCTAGAATAATgtctcacagttcagttcagtgtctcagtcgtgtccaactctttgtgacctcatgaatcgcagcatgccaggcctccctgtccatcatcaactcccagagttcactcagactcgcgtccatcaagtcagtgatgccatccagccatctcatcctctgtcgtccccttctcctcctgcccccaatccctcccagagtcagagtcttttccaatgagtcaactcttcgcatgaggtggccaaagtactggagtttcagctttagcaccattccttccaaagaaatcccagggctgatctccttcagaatggactggttggatctccttgcagtccaagggactctcaagagtcttttccaacaccacagttcaaaagcatcagttcttcggtgcacagctttcttcacagtccaactctcacatccatacatgaccactggaaaaaccatagccttgactagacagacctttgttggcaaagtaatgtctctgcttttcaacacgctgtctaggttggccataactttccttccaaggagtaagcgtcttttaatttcatggctgcagtcaccatctgcagtgattttggagccccccaaaacaaaatctgacactgtttccactgtttctccatctatttcccatgaagtgatgggaccagatgccatgatctttgttttctgaatgttgagctttaagccaactttttcactctcactttcatcaagaggctttttagttcctcttcactttctgccctaagggtggtatcatctgcatatctgaggttattgatatttttcccagcaatcttgattccagcttgtgcttcttccagcccagcatttctcatgatgtactgtgcatataaattaaagaattaaatataagttaaataatgtcTCACACTGAGTTACTAATCTTATTGGTAATGATTGCCTGTGTCTGACCACCACTCCTCTTTGCAGGAGCATTCCCACGGTCTTTCCAAATCTAAACATGCTCTCTACTCTGTCAGTGTGCAGCAGCTGCCCCACATTCCACAGCCTCTCACAGCAACTCTACTCTTTGATCTCAAGTTTTACCATGGAGAAGCTAGGATTTTATGAATCTCTTGCCAAGTTCAAGCCATGGAACTTCAAAGTCTAGACTGTCTCTCCAAGAGAACCAGCTTCCAAAGTAACTGAACAAGCTCTGCTGAAACCTCAAAGAAAAATGGCCCTCAGAAACAAaattatgaccctgtggacttggATAATGCAAGCCTTCCAGACAGTGATGTGTGAGGTAGAAACACATGTAGCCTGATATGCCTTATCAGCTCTCAGTGTCCTTTCTGAGTCTTCTCACAAAGATGATAAAGGGGAAATGGGTTTTAATGCATATAGGATCCTGCCTTGTTGCTGTACTGTTTATAAGCTGGTAAGCCAAGAAGCTAGGGAATGGCTTAACTAAAtgtaatttcttaaaagaaaaaaaaaaaaaaagccccaagtGTCTCAGTATCAACTGTCTGAAGCTTTGTTCTCAATGGGGTGATAAAAGTGTGTGACATTTTTTCCTAATGaattggaaaattaaaatatttcacaatttaaaacatGAACAATGCTTATTATTTTGGTTGTATTAAAAATGCTACTGTGACTTCCTATTAGATGTTCAATTTCTACACATTCTTATTGGTTAGTATTattgaatgaaatattgccaaAGATATCTAAACTCATGATGTCTGTGTGCTGTAAAATTTATACTACGGTGTGGACAATTTTGAAATTATAGCCATTTTTGATGCTCTGGATCTCAAGGTGAGTGATGTGTCTTGTGTAGAGGATGtatgctaatcccaagctcctgatttattcctgtcccctcacccccaagtttccctttggtaaccataaattaaacaaatttattttttatcttaccCTCTCCCTTGAGTTCTTTCTGtagttctttgtttttcattcagtTGGTGCTCAGGCTGTCTCTCTAGTCTAAATGGAATGCATTCATTATTTGGTCTCACAGAATCCCTTTTCTTGATTTTGGAGCAGTTATTTCAATTTACAGTTAGTCCTGACTACTTGATTGATGCCTGAGTTTCCTCCAGAGTATAAGTCTCATAAGGGACATGTATCCCCAAAGTCTGGGGTTATAGTTCCTGTTATATATgtctaattaataaatatttgttggatgaatataAATTATCATTTTCCCTCCCTGTATACTCTAATAGAAGCTCAGCAAACTTGTAAGAGGAACTATGAAGAATGTTGGCGATGAAGAAAATTGTGAGAAAAGCAGGACATGAGGAGAATAATATGAGAAAAGAAGATGGTGAAAAgaaactgagggaaaaaagaCAGTGGGGGCAAATTTTGAGGTAAAAAAGGCTGAGGGGAAAGTGTAAGCTCATAAGTCAGTGACAAGGAACTTATGAGAAGAGGAGACATTGAAGGGGAAatgtgagaagaaaatgaagtgaaaaagaaaacatgaagggAAAACGTGGTGAGGTGAAATTATGAGGAAAAGCCTCTTGAGGGAAACTTGCAAGAAAAAATTATGAGGAGAAACTGGGAGTAGAGAAATCAGTGAGGAAGAATCTTTGAAGAATGAAAGGATCTGAGGAGAAAGTTTGAGGAGAGGAGGCAGAGTAAAAACTTTGAGTGAGAACAGTCAGAGAGTACCATGATGACTGAATGCTGTGATAGAGAAAATTGATGGGGATGACAtcagaaacaacacccagttgtggatgtgactggtgatggaagtaaggtccgatgctgtaaagagcaatattgggtaggaacctggaatgttaggtccatgaatcaaggcaaattggaagtggtcaaacaggagatggcaagagtgaacgttgacattctaggaatcagcaaactaaaatggactggtatgagtgaattgaactcagatgaccattgtatctactactgtgggcaagaatcccttagaagaaacggagtagccatcgtagataacaagagtccgaaatgcagtacttggatgcaatctcaaaaacgacagaatgatctctgttcattttcaagtcaaaccattcaatatcacagtaatccaagtctatgccctgagcagtaatgctgaagaagctgaagttgaatggttctatgaagacctacaagaccttctagaactaacacccaaaaaagatgtccttttcattgtaggggactggaatgcaaaagtaggaagtcaagaaatacctggagtaataggcaaatttggtgttggagtacaaaatgaagcaaggcaaaggttaatagagttttgccaagagaacacactggtcatagcaaacagactcttccaacaacacagaagaagactctacacatggacatcaccagatggtcaagagAGAagtcagattgactatattctctgcagccaaagatggagaagttctatacagtcagcaaaaacaagaccaggagctgactgtggctcaaatcatgaactccttattgccaattcagacttaaatttaagaaagtaggggaaaccactagaccattcaggtatgacctaaatcaaatcccttatgattatacagtggaagtgacaaatagattcaagagattagatctgatagagtgcctgaagaactatggatggaggtttgtgacattgtgcaggaggcagggatcaagaccatctccaaggaaaagaaatgcaaaaaggcaaaatggttgtctgaggaggccttacaaatagctgtgaatagaagtgaaaggcaaaggagaaaaggaaagatatacccatttgaatgcagagttccaaagaatagcaaggagagataagaaagccttcctcagggatcaatgcaaagaaatagaggaaaacaacagaatgggaaagactagagatctcttcaagaaaattagagataccaagggaacatttcatgcaaagatgggcacaataaaggacagaaatggtatggacctaacagaagcagaagatattaagaagtggtggcaagaatacacagaagaactatacaaaaaagatcttcatgacctagataatcaagatggtgtgatcaccaacctagagccagacatcctggaattcgaagtcaagtgggtcttaggaagcatcactatgaagaaagctagtggaggtggtggaattccagttgagctattttcaatcctaaaagatgatgctgtgaaagtgctgcactcaatatgccaagaaatttggaaaactcagcagtggccacaggactggaaaaggtcagttttcattctgattccaaagaatgctcaaactactgcacaattgtactcatgtcacatgctagcaaagtaatgctcaaaattctccaagccaggcttcaacagtatgtgaactgtgaacttccagatgttcaagctgaatttagaaaaggaagagaaaccagagatcaaat
This genomic window from Bos mutus isolate GX-2022 chromosome 23, NWIPB_WYAK_1.1, whole genome shotgun sequence contains:
- the LOC102276893 gene encoding butyrophilin subfamily 1 member A1-like; translated protein: MEDFFHGSVLCHIISLLLFTQLPTGAFAQEFTVIAPPDPIVAVLGGEVLLPCRVSPAMSAEDMELRWFRSKFSEAVFIYQDRLEQKEEQMAPYAGRTSLVRDLLIQGEAAVRIQNVNVSDNGLYTCFFRKGGFYEEASLELKVAGVGSAPQVRITGPEEDGVRVVCTASGWFPKPQVQWRDLSGEKFLAFSEAHTQDAEGLFSVEAALVVRDSSVGNVTCSILNPVLGQEKAMAIFIPEPFFPQASPWKVAFLVSLTVLVILLLGAGCYTKRQHSMKMQVRGEKETLCQTSEQDRQTKEELLKDAAKLQEELERRKSTYLAAWRKAQLYAETCVFLVDWRKEEFQTWSVTLDPGSAHSDLVVSHEKTSVTWKASCVNPADQCSVLGFEGITSGRCYWEVEIRNGDQSEWALGVYREGMNRKGWYRESPDKGFWVVGRFERGYYACTESLTLLSLMQAPHPRLRVGVFLDHQEGDVSFYNMTDGSHIFSFPQASFSGTLFPYFMIRSGDVSLTVCSKVGGSEGLPVALSNPSLEEPVSLPGAGFSSDSGADGPPGADYPLLPCNPEAVSP